The segment TTCCCGCAGCCTGCGACCGAGCTGCAACCGTTCGCGCAGGGCGAGCCGGCCGTGCGGGATGGCGAGCGCGATGGTGTCGGCGATCTCGGGCATGCGCGCGGCGAGCGGCAGGGTCGCCGGGGGGGCTATGAGGTCCAGGGCGCGATCGGGATCGCGCGCCTTCAGGAGCTGGAACAGGCTGTGGGCCATGACCATATCGCCCACCCAGGCTGGCCCCACGATCAGCGCCCGCGTGGCGCTCATCGCCCGTCCGGGAGTTCCTTCATGTCGGTGAGGACATAGACTGTTCCGCAGTAAGGGCAACGCTCCTCGCCGCTCACATCGATCGGCAGGAACACCCGCGGATGCGAGTTCCAGAGGCTCATGGCGGGCATCGGGCAGTGCAGCGGGAGGTCGGCGTGCGTGACCTCGACGCGCATGGCGCGCGCCGTCGGGGTCGGCGCCAGCTGTTCCTTGTCCATGTCAGGCCTTCTGCGAGCGTGGCGCTGCCATCGCCTCGCCCACCGGGGTCACCCATTCGGGATGGGTCTTGCGCCGTCCGTGGACCTGCTCGAAATAGAGGGTCTGGAGCCTTTCTGTGATCGGTCCGCGGTGCCCCAGGCCTATGGGGCGGAAGTCGAGCTCGCGGATCGGCGTGATCTCGGCCGCGGTCCCCGAGAAGAACGCCTCATCGGCGATATAGACCTCATCGCGCGTGATGCGCTTCTCGCGCACCGGCACCCCGATCTCGCCTGCGAGCTCCATGATCGTCTCGCGCGTGATGCCTTCGAGTGCTGCGGTCAGCTCCGGCGTCAGCAACACGCCGTTACGCACGATGAAGATGTTCTCGCCGCTGCCCTCGGCCACATAGCCCTCGGTGTCGAGTAGCAGGGCCTCGTCACAACCGCATTGCTGGGCCTCGCGCAGGGCGAGCATGGAATTCATGTAACTGCCGTTGGTCTTGGCCTTGCACAGGGTGACGTTCACATGATGGCGGTTGAACGAGGAGGTCTTGATGCGTATGCCGCGCTCCAGGGCCTCGTCGCCGAGATAGGCCCCCCACGCCCAGGCGGCCACGATCAGGTGGACCTTGAGCTTGTCCGCCCGAAGCCCCATACCCTCGGAACCGTAGAACGCCATGGGCCGGATGTAGGCCGATTCGAGACCATTCTCGCGCACTGATGCGAGGATCGCCTCGCGCACCGTCTCCTTGTCATAAGGCATGGCCATGCCCATGATGTGCGCCGAGCGGAACAAGCGGTCCACGTGGGCGTCAAGCCGGAACACCGCAGGCCCGGCGCTCGTCGGGTACGCGCGCACGCCCTCGAACACACCCATACCGTAATGCAGGGTATGGGTCAGCACATGGGTATTCGCGTCCCGCCAGGGCACGAGTTTGCCGTCATACCAGATCACCCCGTCACGATCCGCCATGGACATACCAAAACCTCCTCGCCAAAGTGTCGCTTGTTCGCGGCCTGGCATTGTGGCCAGGGCCGGCTCATACTGAACCCAAAGGAACCGCTCCGCAACGGGGACAAGAGGTCTCTTTGCCCTGTCGCGCGAACGCGTGAGACTGGTGGCCGCTATGGAAAGGCTCATCGACAAGACGCTCGAGGACTACGCCCGCGCCCACATCACGGCCCTGCCGGAGGCGCTCGCCGAGATCGAGCACTACACCCATGCGCACCGCCCCGACGCGGCGATGTTGAGCGGGCCGCTCGAGGCCGCGCTCCTGCGCCTACTCGTGCTGCTCTGTCCGGCGCGCCGAGTCCTGGAGATCGGCCTTTTCACCGGCTATTCGGCGCTGGCCATGGCCAGCGCCCTGCCTGCCGACGGCGAGCTGCTGTCTTGTGAGAAGGACCCCGAGGCCATTGCCATCGCCCAGCGGTTCTTCGATCGTACCCCCTACGGCCGCAAGATCCGTATCCGCGCGGGCCTGGCGCTCGACACCCTCGAGGCCTTGCGCGGACAGGTCTTCGATCTCGTGTTTCTCGATGCCGACAAGGAAAACTACCCGCTCTACTATGATCGCGCCCTGCCCTTGCTGCGGCCGGGTGGACTGTTCGTCGCCGACAATACCCTATGGTCGGGCCGGGTGCTCGCGCCCACCACCCCCGCCGATCTCGCTATCGCCGCCTTCAACCGCAAGGTCCAGAACGACCCCGACATGGACGCCGTGCTCCTTACGGTGCGCGACGGGGTGACCGTCGCGCGTAAGAAGACGGCCGCCGCTTAGCGCCGCATCGAATCGAAGAATTCGGCGTTGTTCTTGGTCGCCTTGAGCTTGTCGAGCAGGAACTCGGATCCCTCGAGATCGTCCATCGGGTGCAGGAGCTTGCGCAGGATCCAGAGCTTCTGGAGCTCGCCCGGATCGATCAACAGCTCCTCGCGCCGCGTCCCGGAGCGATTGATGTTGATGGCCGGGTAGACGCGCTTCTCGGCCAGGCGCCGGTCGAGATGGATCTCCATGTTGCCTGTGCCCTTGAACTCCTCGTAGATGACGTCGTCCATCTTGGAGCCGGTCTCGACGAGCGTGGTGGCGAGGATCGTCAGGCTGCCCCCTTCCTCGATGTTGCGTGCCGCCCCGAAAAAGCGCTTGGGGCGCTGCAGGGCATTGGCGTCGACACCACCGGTCAATACTTTGCCGGAGGCCGGTACGACGGTATTGTAGGCACGCGCGAGACGCGTGATCGAG is part of the Acidiferrobacter thiooxydans genome and harbors:
- a CDS encoding O-methyltransferase, producing MERLIDKTLEDYARAHITALPEALAEIEHYTHAHRPDAAMLSGPLEAALLRLLVLLCPARRVLEIGLFTGYSALAMASALPADGELLSCEKDPEAIAIAQRFFDRTPYGRKIRIRAGLALDTLEALRGQVFDLVFLDADKENYPLYYDRALPLLRPGGLFVADNTLWSGRVLAPTTPADLAIAAFNRKVQNDPDMDAVLLTVRDGVTVARKKTAAA
- a CDS encoding branched-chain amino acid transaminase, whose translation is MSMADRDGVIWYDGKLVPWRDANTHVLTHTLHYGMGVFEGVRAYPTSAGPAVFRLDAHVDRLFRSAHIMGMAMPYDKETVREAILASVRENGLESAYIRPMAFYGSEGMGLRADKLKVHLIVAAWAWGAYLGDEALERGIRIKTSSFNRHHVNVTLCKAKTNGSYMNSMLALREAQQCGCDEALLLDTEGYVAEGSGENIFIVRNGVLLTPELTAALEGITRETIMELAGEIGVPVREKRITRDEVYIADEAFFSGTAAEITPIRELDFRPIGLGHRGPITERLQTLYFEQVHGRRKTHPEWVTPVGEAMAAPRSQKA
- a CDS encoding zinc-finger domain-containing protein, giving the protein MDKEQLAPTPTARAMRVEVTHADLPLHCPMPAMSLWNSHPRVFLPIDVSGEERCPYCGTVYVLTDMKELPDGR